One Microbacterium sp. zg-B96 genomic region harbors:
- a CDS encoding alpha-amylase family protein: MRITDTSDLWWKSAVVYCLDVETFLDSDGDGVGDLQGLASRIDYLAQLGVTCLWLMPFYPTPDRDDGYDVTDFYGVDPRLGTHGDLVEVIRTARDRGMRVIVDLVVNHTSDRHPWFRSAKRSTSSRYRDFYVWRSDPPPKGQKNPVFPGEADGIWTRDDASGEWYMHSFYPHQPDLNIANPAVRDEIAKTIGFWLQLGISGFRVDAVPFLLEVPEGAEMANPHDMLRDIRRFLQRRSSEAVLLGEVNLPYEQQAAYFGAGNDGQELTMQFDFAGMQAFYLSLVRQDPTSLAAALSSRPSLPIEAQWANFLRNHDELTLDQLTEEERQEVFEAFAPDEGQRVYGRGITRRLPPMLAGDPRRIRMAYSLLFTLPGTPVLFYGEEIGMGENADLDKRHAVRTPMQWSAERNGGFSTAPPSRLTALPPGDGYAPVHVNVADQIEDRESLLHFFRDLTSRYRISPELGWGEFEVIDHDAPGVLVHSLRADVGRTVAVHNFTDVPAALAFTLDDEPDGTTLVDLLDSERLPLDDRSGIEMPLPAYGYRWLRVSRPGDGRVT, encoded by the coding sequence GTGAGGATCACCGACACGAGCGACCTGTGGTGGAAGTCCGCAGTCGTCTACTGCCTCGACGTCGAGACGTTCCTCGACTCCGACGGTGACGGCGTGGGCGATCTGCAGGGGCTCGCATCCCGCATCGATTACCTCGCCCAACTGGGCGTCACGTGCCTCTGGCTCATGCCGTTCTACCCGACGCCCGACCGCGACGACGGGTACGACGTCACCGATTTCTACGGCGTCGATCCGCGGCTGGGCACGCACGGCGACCTCGTCGAGGTGATCCGCACCGCGCGTGACAGGGGAATGCGCGTGATCGTCGACCTCGTGGTGAACCACACCTCCGACCGGCATCCGTGGTTCCGTTCCGCGAAGCGCAGCACATCGTCGCGCTACCGCGACTTCTATGTCTGGCGATCCGATCCGCCCCCGAAAGGCCAGAAGAACCCGGTCTTCCCCGGCGAGGCCGACGGCATTTGGACGCGCGACGACGCGTCGGGCGAGTGGTACATGCACAGCTTCTATCCGCACCAGCCCGACCTGAACATCGCCAACCCGGCCGTGCGCGACGAGATCGCCAAGACCATCGGGTTCTGGCTGCAACTGGGGATCTCCGGGTTCCGGGTGGATGCGGTGCCGTTCCTGCTGGAAGTGCCCGAGGGTGCCGAGATGGCCAACCCGCACGACATGCTGCGCGACATCCGGCGCTTCCTGCAGCGGCGCTCAAGCGAAGCGGTGCTGCTGGGCGAGGTCAACCTCCCCTATGAGCAGCAGGCGGCGTACTTCGGCGCCGGCAACGACGGCCAGGAATTGACGATGCAGTTCGACTTCGCGGGCATGCAGGCGTTCTACCTGTCGCTCGTCCGGCAGGATCCGACGTCCCTCGCGGCGGCACTCTCGTCGCGCCCGAGCCTGCCGATCGAGGCACAGTGGGCGAACTTCCTGCGCAACCATGACGAGCTCACCCTCGACCAACTGACCGAGGAGGAGCGGCAGGAGGTGTTCGAGGCCTTCGCTCCCGACGAGGGTCAGCGCGTCTACGGGCGCGGCATTACACGGCGCCTGCCTCCGATGCTCGCGGGCGACCCCCGCCGCATCCGGATGGCATACAGCCTGCTGTTCACCCTGCCGGGCACGCCCGTGCTCTTCTACGGCGAGGAGATCGGCATGGGAGAAAACGCCGACCTCGACAAGCGCCACGCCGTGCGCACCCCCATGCAGTGGTCGGCGGAGCGCAACGGGGGGTTCTCGACTGCTCCACCTTCCCGCCTGACCGCGTTGCCGCCCGGCGACGGCTACGCCCCGGTGCACGTCAACGTTGCCGACCAGATCGAAGACCGCGAGTCGCTCCTGCACTTCTTCCGCGACCTGACCTCGCGCTACCGCATCTCCCCCGAGCTCGGGTGGGGCGAGTTCGAGGTCATCGATCACGACGCGCCGGGTGTGCTCGTCCACTCGCTGCGCGCGGATGTCGGCCGCACCGTCGCCGTGCACAACTTCACCGACGTCCCCGCGGCGCTCGCCTTCACCCTCGACGACGAGCCCGACGGCACGACCCTGGTCGACCTTCTCGACTCCGAGCGACTCCCGCTCGACGACCGCAGTGGGATCGAGATGCCCCTCCCCGCCTACGGCTACCGGTGGCTGCGGGTGTCTCGCCCCGGGGACGGCCGGGTGACCTGA